From a single Brassica napus cultivar Da-Ae chromosome C9, Da-Ae, whole genome shotgun sequence genomic region:
- the LOC106409859 gene encoding protein RGF1 INDUCIBLE TRANSCRIPTION FACTOR 1-like, with the protein MKPAWLDALYAEKFFVGCPYHETAKKNEKNVCCLDCCISLCPHCVPSHRYHRLLQVRRYVYHEVIRLEDLQKLIDCSNVQAYTINSAKVVFIKKRPQNRQFKGAGNYCTSCDRSLQEPFIHCSLGCKVEFVMKRYRDITPFIKPCHTLTLGPDYIIPQDLHADDNMAAYETPRSTVVDGDDSMSWSSTSSELGDAATTTHVVRKKRTGFCFCAKSANSYKAVSEDPDDISNCINRRKGIPQRSPLC; encoded by the exons ATG AAACCGGCATGGTTGGATGCGCTTTACGCAGAGAAATTCTTCGTGGGATGTCCGTACCATGAGACGGCAAAGAAAAACGAGAAGAACGTGTGTTGTCTTGATTGTTGCATCAGTCTCTGTCCTCACTGTGTACCCTCACATAGATATCACAGACTCCTTCAGGTTCGCCGCTATGTGTATCACGAGGTTATTCGGCTTGAAGATCTTCAAAAACTCATCGACTGCTCTAACGTTCAA GCTTATACAATAAATAGTGCCAAAGTGGTGTTCATCAAGAAGAGACCACAGAATAGACAATTCAAAGGAGCTGGTAACTACTGCACTTCATGTGACCGAAGTCTTCAAGAACCTTTTATCCATTGCTCACTGGGCTGTAAG GTGGAGTTCGTGATGAAACGTTACAGGGATATAACTCCATTCATAAAGCCATGTCACACTCTTACCCTAGGTCCTGACTACATCATCCCACAAGACTTACACGCAGATGATAATATGGCTGCCTACGAGACTCCACGATCAACGGTCGTAGACGGTGATGATTCCATGAGCTGGTCGTCGACTTCCTCCGAACTAGGAGATGCTGCGACCACCACCCATGTCGTTAGGAAAAAGCGAACTGGTTTCTGCTTCTGTGCCAAATCGGCTAATAGTTATAAAGCAGTTTCGGAGGATCCTGACGATATTTCCAATTGCATCAATCGGCGCAAAGGCATTCCTCAACGATCTCCTCTCTGTTAA